A single Glycine soja cultivar W05 chromosome 14, ASM419377v2, whole genome shotgun sequence DNA region contains:
- the LOC114383144 gene encoding protein DMR6-LIKE OXYGENASE 1-like translates to MFSIKELVESNCLKSVPSNYICLKNPEDSILYYEADNIPTIDFSQLTSSNLNERSKGIQQLGNACRDWGFFKLINHGVSETLMDKMLRASQRFFDLSEEEKREYAGGKVLDPIRYGTSFNLMVDKALFWRDYLKCHVHPHFNVPSKPHGFSETVDEYITKSREVVGELLKGISLSLGLEENYIHKRLNVELGSQFLILNFYPPCPKPELVMGLPAHTDHGLLTLLMENELGGLQIQHKGRWIPVHALPNSFLINTGDHLEILTNGKYKSVLHRAVVNTKATRISVATAHGAPLDTSVGPAPELVGDENPAAYRAIKYRDYIHFQQSNELDRRSCLDHIRI, encoded by the exons atgtttAGCATTAAGGAATTAGTTGAATCGAATTGTCTGAAGTCTGTTCCCTCCAACTACATTTGCCTTAAAAACCCCGAAGATTCCATATTGTATTATGAAGCTGATAATATTCCAACCATTGATTTTTCCCAACTCACCTCTTCAAATCTCAATGAACGCTCCAAGGGAATCCAACAACTAGGCAATGCTTGTCGCGATTGGGGTTTCTTCAAg CTAATTAATCACGGTGTGTCGGAGACACTAATGGATAAGATGCTTAGGGCAAGCCAGAGGTTTTTTGACCTGAGTGAGGAAGAAAAAAGGGAGTACGCAGGAGGGAAGGTACTTGATCCAATAAGATATGGGACAAGCTTCAATCTCATGGTGGACAAGGCGCTTTTCTGGAGAGATTATCTCAAATGTCATGTTCACCCTCACTTTAATGTTCCTTCCAAACCCCATGGTTTTAG CGAAACTGTGGATGAATACATCACAAAGAGCAGGGAAGTGGTTGGAGAGTTGCTAAAAGGAATATCTCTAAGCTTAGGGCTTGAAGAAAACTACATACATAAAAGGCTGAATGTAGAGTTGGGCTCCCAGTTTCTTATTCTCAACTTTTACCCACCTTGTCCTAAGCCTGAACTTGTAATGGGCCTGCCTGCACACACAGACCATGGGCTTCTGACCCTCTTGATGGAAAATGAGCTTGGAGGGCttcaaattcaacataaggGCAGGTGGATTCCTGTCCATGCCTTACCCAACTCCTTCCTTATCAACACTGGGGATCACTTGGAG ATACTGACCAATGGGAAATACAAGAGTGTTCTTCATCGTGCAGTAGTGAATACGAAAGCCACAAGAATTTCTGTTGCTACAGCACACGGGGCCCCCCTTGACACCAGTGTGGGCCCTGCACCGGAGCTTGTTGGAGATGAAAATCCTGCTGCATACCGTGCCATCAAATACAGAGATTACATACACTTTCAGCAAAGCAATGAACTGGACAGAAGGTCCTGCTTGGATCATATTCggatttga
- the LOC114384332 gene encoding putative clathrin assembly protein At4g40080 gives MSLRKRLRNLGHNLKDKASVIAASLSLKRHVSSVRIHVLHATTHRLSAPPSTSQIAAVLSAGKGSYLLSRTCIDTIMDRLHRTRSATVALKCLFTLHNIVSERKGPLTLKDNLSHYPSNGGRNALNVSTFRDDTDVETMELSAWVRWYANVLEHVLTVSRVLGYYLINSNDGTREVFSSVELFREIRGLVDFVEQVSHAPESLHLQKIELVFNVVRLVCEDYGRVQREILRRVEEGGNRVEDLDVGELREFVRCMKRLEGCREKLVVLFVNRKRNDAFWDLIGKVKYKGVEVMEEMEGKWLMVVKKGMNELAESTRFANPFLEPGEFMYSGPTGWRVATCQPVPTVG, from the coding sequence ATGTCCCTCCGCAAGAGGCTGAGAAATCTTGGGCACAATCTCAAGGACAAAGCCTCGGTGATCGCAGCATCACTCTCTCTCAAGCGCCACGTGTCCTCCGTCCGCATCCATGTCCTCCACGCCACCACCCACCGCCTCTCTGCTCCGCCATCCACGTCGCAAATCGCCGCCGTTCTCTCCGCCGGAAAAGGCTCCTATCTCCTGTCACGCACCTGCATAGACACCATCATGGACCGCCTCCACAGAACCCGAAGCGCCACGGTGGCACTCAAATGCCTCTTCACTCTTCACAACATCGTATCCGAGAGAAAGGGACCCTTAACGTTGAAGGACAACCTCTCCCACTACCCTTCGAACGGAGGACGCAACGCCCTTAACGTTTCCACCTTCCGCGACGACACGGACGTTGAAACCATGGAGCTCAGCGCGTGGGTTCGATGGTACGCTAATGTTCTCGAACATGTCTTAACCGTTTCGCGCGTTTTAGGTTATTATCTAATAAACTCGAATGACGGCACCAGAGAGGTTTTTTCGAGTGTCGAGTTGTTTCGTGAAATACGAGGTCTCGTGGATTTTGTTGAGCAAGTGAGCCACGCGCCTGAGTCGCTGCATCTCCAAAAAATTGAGTTGGTGTTCAACGTTGTGAGATTGGTGTGTGAGGATTACGGGCGCGTGCAACGCGAGATTTTGCGGCGCGTGGAGGAGGGTGGAAATAGGGTGGAGGATTTGGATGTTGGAGAGTTGAGGGAATTTGTGAGGTGTATGAAGAGATTGGAGGGGTGTAGGGAGAAATTGGTGGTTTTGTTTGTGAATAGGAAGCGAAACGATGCGTTTTGGGATTTGATTGGAAAGGTTAAGTATAAGGGGGTGGAGGTGATGGAGGAGATGGAGGGGAAGTGGTTGATGGTAGTGAAAAAGGGCATGAACGAGTTGGCTGAGTCGACTCGGTTCGCTAACCCATTTCTTGAGCCTGGGGAGTTTATGTATTCCGGTCCCACCGGGTGGCGCGTGGCCACGTGTCAACCTGTTCCAACGGTGGGATGA